Sequence from the Methanobacterium alkalithermotolerans genome:
CCGGTGCCCGGTGGATTCTTTAAAAATTACTTCCACGTCTTCAAAGCCTTCTATCTCCATGGAATTTAGAGTGGATGCAATTTCATCTGTGTTTTGCCTTATTCTACCTGCTCTTCTATCAGTTATTATTCCTTCTTCATTAGAGGTGGAAAAATTACACCGGAATGCAATATCTCCGGGCATGACATCCAGACCAACACCGGCAGCTTCAAAAGGGCCTCTTCCCGTATAAACCTTATAAGGATCATATCCTAAAATGGAAATGTGAGAGGTATCACTACCTGCCCGGATGCCTGGTTTTATAGGATCCATGATTCCATTTATACCGGATTTAGCCATCTCATCCATATAGGGAGTATGGGCTGCTTCCAATGGAGTTTTATAATCAATTTCTTTCAGGGGACGATCTGCCATCCCATCAATTATCATTATTATCCCTGTCATGTTTTCACCTTTTCATGGCATTAAACCAGCAAAATTCCCAGAAAAGCACCGGTAAGGGTGGCTAATAAATTTACATGTTCATTATTTAGATAATTTCTTCGCTCTAAAACTGCACCCAGAATACTATCCATAAAACAACCGACGGTACCTGCAATTATGGATATCTTCAATGAAATCAGGGGATCTGGATAAATTCCTAAAATATAGGCAAAAAATCCGATAATTCCTGCTCCTACAATTCCGGCAACGGTTCCTAAAACTGATATTCCTCCATCAGTACCGGGATTAACTTTTTTTAGAGTGGTAATCAATCTAGGTGTTTGTACCACACCAACTTCGCTGGCCAGGGTGTCGGCTGTGGCAGTGGCTACAGAACCAATAAATCCCCCTACAAATCCGTCATAGGAACCAAATGCGGCCATTACAAAGGGAACAATCCCATTAGAAATAACGTTCTTGGCACTTCTTCTTCCTTCGTAAACACCAATTTCTTTTTTATACTCATGACGGTATTTGGTTGATACAAAACCTAGAATAAGAAAAATTAAGATTAAAACAAGCCAGTTAAAACCGGCAGAAAAAATAATTATGAGACCCATGACAACCATAAAAATAGATCCCCATAGATCCAGAGCACCTCGAATATAAGTTACGAGCCCTATTATCAGACAGAGGATCACATATAATGAGCTTATCATGTTGGTCCCAATTTTCCGGTTTTTAAATTAAATACTAAAAAAATTATTGTGGTTCTTCCAAGACCTTGGTTTTTATAATTTCAACTCTTTTGAGAGGATAAATCTTTTTAGCACGGTGATAAATTTCAGATGCTATTTTACCAGTTACCACAGCTTCTACCAGTTCAGTGAAACTTTTATCTGCAACAATTTTCTTTAAGAGTTCATCTATAGTTTCTCGCATGAACTTTTGCTGGGATGACTTGGCCCGGCGAGTGGTAATGGCCAGCACATGCAATTTTATTTTATAGCCTTCTTTGGTTTCCACAATAACCGGAGCATCTATTCGGCTGCTTCCCCGCCTAATCATGCTTCTTACATAATCAGTGGTCACTTCATGCCCGATGAACTTGGTATGTGCAGTATCTCCCACCACATTTTTTACCTGGAACTTTAATTTTACATATTGTTTGGAAAAGTCACCAGCTAACTCTCTCATGGTGGCTTCCACTTTCCTTTTTACTAGAAAATCAGGGTCTCTTGAAGGAGTAATTCCTATTTCATCTTCTCCAAATCCTTCTGGACTAATTATTCTGTACCATTGTTTTTCTTTCCATGTATCTCTTACTCTTCTTCGTCTAGCTTTAGCCATTATTAATCACCTTTAATTTGTGAAATATGGGGATAAAAAAATTTCCAATTGTTATTCAAGAACACTTAAAATTATATTTTAACATATAAATTATTCGCAATATCGAAATTCTTTTATAAATCCTTTATTTATAGCTTATAAATTATTTAAGTGCTTCTTATATTTCAAGGTTCAGATGCCTGCGTTAAACATCTATTAAAATAAACCTATTATTTATTGTCTAAATTTTCAGGAAGTTTATCCTTATTATAATTGAGAATTAAATCAAAAACCCGCCCAAGGGGTACCTTAACTTTTTTTATTCCTAGTATTTAAAAGTGTGGTACCGGACCCTATCAAAATCATCACTAACTTAAAATAAATTAAAAGCAATATTTACTAAATATGATTCTAATTAAAAATAATTTGGTATTTTAAATATTTATCTATCTAATTCTTAAAAATATATTATTAAATTTAATAGAATTATAATGGTTTATTCATAAATTCCACATGTTTTCTATATCTTTCCAGCACTTCTTCTGTACTTCCTTCATCCAGAACTACCTTTATCCCGGCATTTTCCAGACCAAATTTAGCATTCATCCCTGCCTGGGCACAGATTACCACATCACAATCTTTTATCATATCCAAAAGCATGTTCCATTGATGTTTCATAGAAACATCTATCTGTGATTTTCGATTTTCTAAAAAAGTTAATTTAAGATTTTTTTCATCAAATTCATATATAGGTAAAATTTTAGCCTTTCCAAAATGAGATACATTGTTTCCATCAGAAGTAGTAACTGCAATTTTCATTAAATCACCTTAAAATCATTAAATTATTTTAAACCTACAAAAACCGGGATTTGCCCAGAATCAGGATTCCAAATGTCTTTAGAAAATTCTCTGTATATGGAAACTGAGAAACCAGTATTTTTCATTATTTCTGATATCTGCTCTAATTCAAAAACACCAATGTCATGGCAGTCTATATCAAAATCAACCTTTCCTTTTTCTTTTATCAAAAAAACAAAATTGGCATGGAATATATTATCTTCTAAATGTGACTGGCATATTCTGGCTAACTTTAAATTGTCTTCCACTACAGTGTCAACCGATACCCTTCCTTCTACCCAGTTATTTTTATTTATTCCCAGATCAAAAATTACCAACCCTCCCTCTTTAAGATGGCTATAAAAATTTTGCAGAGCGGTTTTAAAATCTTCCAGACTTAAATTATAGTTCATCGCACTAAAAAGGCAGGTTATAATATCAAATCTTTTATCAATATTCAGATTCTGCATATCTCCTTCTATAAATTCAACATCAGGTGATTTTTGCCCGGCAATATCAATCATTTCTTTGTTAATATCCAGTCCCATGACTTTGAATTTATTTTTGAGTATATTTACATGACTTCCAGTTCCACAGGCTACATGTAAAAGAAGATTTCCTGTTATCTGCTTTTTCTGGGTAATCCATTCAATAAATTCACATTCTCGCCTATAATCCTTTTTTGAGTATATTTTATCATAATATTTGGCTAAATTTTTATATAATTCCTGACCGGGCATGCCTCCCACCTGGCAATAATTAATCTTTTATTTTCTTAATCAGAGAAGCCACGTTATTTCCAAAGCGCCTTATAGTTTCCAGGCCTTCTTCATCTTCTTCTACTTCTCCAGGAGCCCAACCAAATACCATGTTCCAGTAGGTGGATCCAGGAACAATCATATCATTAATAAAAAAGAACATGAGCATTTCCTGAATGGTGGCAGTATGTCCTCCTCTTCGGGCTACCGCAATAGGTCCTCCTACCTTCCAGCTTAAAAATTTATCAGTGGCTCGAGATACCATTCCGATTCTCTGTAATGCGGCCATAATGGATCCTCTTGCTGTCCCGAAATAAACCGGACTTCCCACAATGAATCCATCAGATTTCCTGATTTTTTCTATTATTTCATTTAGCCCGTCATCTATTTTGCACTTTTTTATTTTAGCACATTTAAGACAGGCATGACAGGAATCAATATTCATATTTCTAAGTGATATGATCTCTGCTTCCAGACCATTTTGCTCTATTTCTTTTGCACATTCTTCAAGAACCTGCATGGTGTTACTTTTTTTTCGAGGACTGGCACATACCAAAAGCACTTTTTGCATAAAATCACTCCTTTAAAAATATTCTATTTATTTTAATTTATATAACTTAACAAAAATCTTTAAAATAATATTTCCATCTTTATTAGTTACCATATCTCTAATTTGTATTTTTAAGCTGATTTTAAGTTTTTGAATACTTTTTACAGGATATGCCAAAAAACACCTTAAAAAGAAAATAATCTCCAATTTAAGAAATAACCAATAATATGAATTTTTACCTTCTGGTGATGTTATAAAAATTCAAAATCAGGCATAAGAATCTTTAGAATTAATAGTGGGGTTATAAACTGAAGCCCGGGAATTTTATGGCTATTTTTTTTATAAAGGCCCTGGAGGCCCATATTTGCCCCAAAATTCTAATCAAATAAAAAATAAATATTCCCGGTTAAAAATCTTTTTTAAGAGTGCTTTAAAATATAAACATCATAATTCATCCACTTCGGCACCGGCTAAAGCATGCTGGCAGGGACAATCTTTATCATAACTCAAGGACTTAATTGTGGATTCTATAAGATCAACCAGGTTATTTTTTCTTTTATCCATTATTTCAAACACTTCATCTATGGTTAATTTGTAAGGAGAGATAGATGCTGCATAATTGGAAACCAGGCAGATACTTGAATAGCACATTTCCAATTCTCTAGATAGTATAACTTCTGGTATTCCGGTCATGCCTACCAGAGTTCCGCCCAGGATTTGAAACATCTTAATTTCAGCAGCAGTTTCAAAACGAGGCCCTTCGGTACATACATATACTCCCTGATCTACTACCTTACCTGAAGATATCAAAACCGATCTTAAATGACTACAGTAAGGTGAAGTAATATCTATGTGGACGGTACGTTCATCATAGAAAGTCCCGGGGCGCATTTTAGTAAAATCCAGAAAATCATGAGGTATAACAAAATCTCCCGGTGCAATTGATTCTTTAAGTGATCCCACGGCATTGGTTGCTAAAATTTGAGTTACTCCTATCTTCTTCAAGGCCCATAGATTGGCCCGGTAATTAATCATATGGGGAGGATAATCATGATCAGATGCATGGCGAGGAATAAAAGCTATGTCCTTTTCCTGGAATTTAAATAATGATATCTCGGGAGAATTACCATAAGGCGTTTCAATTATCTTTTTTTTTATGTCCTGTCCATGTTCTGTAATTTCATAAACTCCCGTACCACCAATAATCCCTATCATTAATTCACCACCAATTTGATTATGATCATATCAAAATAATAAAAAATCCACTAGTGAAGTGGATATTATATAAATTATGCATGGAATGTTTTCTAAACTAATCTACATTAAAAAATAAATTAAGGGAACTAACCTTTGGCTACACCTAAAGGAACCATTTTAGCAACTAATTTAGAGATACCTGCCTTATGGACTGTTTCTACAACTTCATCAACGTCTTTATAGGCTCCAGGTGCTTCTTCAGCCACCACGGGCATGGAAGTCGCCCTTATGACAATGCCTTTACTTTCCAGGTATTTTTGAACTTCTTCTCCCTTATACTCTCTTTTGGCACCGGCCCTACTCATCTTTCGGCCAGCCCCATGGGCAGTTGACCCGAATGTTTCTTCCATAGCAGTCTGCGTACCATGGAGCAGGTAAGAAGCAGTTCCCATAGTACCGGGAATCAATACTGGTTGGCCAGTTTCCCTATAATCAGAGGGTATTTCTTTTCTACCTGGTCCAAATGCACGGGTAGCTCCTTTACGATGCACATATAACCTGGTGGCTTTCCCCTTTATTTCATGGACTTCTTTTTTGGCAATGTTATGGGCCACATCATAGAGCACACTCATTCCCATATCTTCTGCACTTTTTTGGAAAATTTCTTCAAAGGATTCTCTTACCCAGTGTAATATCATTTGTCGATTAGCCCAACCATAATTAGCTGCTGCTGCCATGGCCTTAAAATAATCTTGAGCCTCATCAGAATCTACAGGTGCACAGGCAAGTTGACGATCAGGTATATTTATTTTATGCCGTTTATAAGCTTTATCCATTATTCTTAGATAATCTGAGCAGACCTGATGGCCACAACCCCGGGACCCGGAATGAATCAGCACAGCTATTTCTCCTTTACTGATTCCAAATTTTTCAGCAGCAGATGGTTCGAAAATGCTTTCAACTTTTTGAACCTCTAAAAAATGATTTCCAGAACCCAATGAACCTAATTGGGGAATACCTCTTTTTTTAGCCTTTTCACTGACCTTTTCTGAGTCAGCATCTTCCATTTTCCCATTTTCTTCCAGATATTTTAAATCTTCTTCCCATCCATAACCATTTTCCACAGCCCATTCTGCACCCTGGTTAAGTACTTCATCAATCTGGCCTCCAGCAAGCCTTAATTTTCCTTTACTTCCTACTCCAGATGGAACATTTTTAAAAAGGGTATTTATGAGTTCTTTGATTTTTGGCTGGATTTCTTCCTGGGTGAGATTTGTTCTTACCATTCTCACTCCACAATTTATATCGAATCCAACTCCCCCTGGACTTATAACTCCTGTCCTGGCACTGAATGCACCTACTCCTCCAATACTGAAACCATATCCAAAGTGGATATCCGGTAATCCTATGGAAAACTTTTGTATTCCCGGTAAAGATGCCACATTGGCCACCTGATCCACAGCACCTTTTTCCAGATCTTTTAGTGAATTATCATCCAGAAAAATTCTCCCTGGAACCCTCATACTTTTTTTATAGTCGCTGGGAACTTCCCAAACACAATCTCTAACTTTGTTTAGAACTTCTTCCATACTCATAATAACCCTCTATAAATTTTTTTAAATTTAACTACGCCCTGATGGATATAATCTGCCGGAAATCATTATTTAATAAAATATAACTCTAAATAAAATCAATAAAAAAACCATCTGAACTTTCTATTCTTCTTTAATCTTTGATAAAGACACTTTTCATAAATCTAATATGACTCTCACCCTATATCCATTTTCCTCTATTACTTCCATCATATGGAATGTCACTGCTTTTACTTCATCCCGTCTTTCATGAATTTCAGGATTGAATTTTTCACCACGGAACAAACCATGGAGAATATAATCTTCCCCCTCTTTTTTAATATTCACCTTAAAATCTGAAAACACCATAAATTCCACGTCATGTAAAAATATGAGTTCTTCCAGGTAATCATAAAGAAGAGATACTTTATCTTCTGATTTAACTTCAATTTCTCTTTTTTCCACTTTCTGAATCTGAGAAGTACGGGTCATCACTTCGAACATGGCCAGGCCCGCATTTTCAAATGACTCTTCTAGGGTAGATCCATAAGCAAGGTAACCCGCATCTGCTGTTACATCAAAAAATTCGAATTGGGGTCGGGATCCATTACCTGAATCAAAATTATTATTCAAAATATAACACTCCTTATTAAGGTTATTTTATTGATTATAGATGATTAAATGGTTTATTAGCCTTATTTTAATTTATTAATGTTTATTAGTCCTATAGGGGTAGAATCGATTATTTATTATTGATATATGCCTGTGCTAATACCACTGATTACTTTTCATACGCTCTCTATCTCTTTTTTTAAATAGTTCTTTAAACAAGTATGCTTATGTGGAAGTGATTTTAATGTTTAAACTTAGCAAATCTGACTCAATTCCAAATTTAAGAAAAAAAAGGTCTTTAATTGATTTAGGACCTATTGACATTCAATCATGCATGGTGATACTCTTTATCACTATATTAATTCTGGCAAGCATAGTTTATGCCACTGCCATCCCTAACTCGAATTTCCCGGCAGGAGTATAAACTTACAAGACCTCCTAAAAATTTCCTGCCAAAGCCCCCATATTAATTCATGATTTAGAGGGTAACCATGCATTTATTGATTTCCTCCTGGTTGAATCTTAAAATAATCAGCCGGGAGTTTCCCCTCATTCCTTTTCCAGTAAATTTGGTGTCTATCAATCTTAAAAACTCTAATTTATCCAGCATCCTATTAAAGGAGGAATAACTACTTCCTCCTTTTTCCTTAAAAACCTTATACAAATCTCCCGCAGTTAAATTATCATCATTACATTTACTTATAATTTTAAGAAGATCCGATTCTGCAGATGATAGTGATTTAAGGGTATGCATGAGATTCACTGGCCCGCTGCTTTTTACTGCTTTTTCTAAATGCTTTTTTTCTATAGCACGTGAAGCTTCTGCCTCTGCAAGATTACCACATACTCTTAAAAGATCAATACCTACTCTTAAATCTCCATTTTCTGAAGCATAGTTTGCTATTTCTTCTAAAATTTCATCTGAAATCACGTCGGGATAGAAACCGGTTTTCACCCTGTCCTTTAAAATGTTGAACATTTCATGGTGACTATAAGGTGAAAAAACAATTTCCTGGGGAATAAAAACTGAGTTCACATTTTTGTCCAGAGCATATCTGAACTCTATATCGGATAGAATAGCAAAAACTCCGGTTCTAACTCCGGGAAACACTTCATATGCTCTTAAAATATCATAAAATATTTTATTGGCATTTTTACTGTGGAAAAGGTAATTAACATCATCTAAAGCAATTACCAGAGCTTTTTTATCAGACGCCAGTTTTTGCATAATACTGTGATATATCCTTGAAAATGGAACTCCTGTTTCAGGAGGATAATGTCCGAAAATCTTATGGTAAATCTGGGAAAAAATTCCAAATCGGGTGGTATGAAGCTGACAATTTATATAACAACAAACTATCTGTTCAGAACTGCTTTCAACCATTTCAAAGACTTTTTTAATTGCAGTGGTCTTGCCGGTGGCACATGAACCAAGTATAACTGAATTAACTGGTCTTCCTTCTTTTAAAGCAGGACGGATACAAATGGCAAGGGCTTCCATCTGGGAATCTCGATAATTATAATTTTTAGGAACATAATCCGGATTAAAGGCATTAATATCCTTAAAAATGGTTTCATCATGTAGCAGGATGTCTTTTATATCCATAACATTACCTTTGTTTTACCTGATATAAATTCTATTAAATAATTGCCTCATGGAAAATTTTAATTTGGCTGTTTCTGCAATACATTACTTTAATTCTAAAAACTTTTCTAAATTTGAATGCTTCAAATTACATACTTCAACTTTCTCGTTTTTTATTATCCATTGAATTAATTTTTCAGCATATTCCAATTTTAATTCTTTAATAGGTCCCGCGGGTCCTACTTCAGAATCTATTTCTGGCCGGGAATATTTGCTAACTACCTTCCCAAAGTCCATTCCTGCTAAAATTAATTTTTTAGCCCCTAATTGCACTGCTAAAAAAACTGCCCGATCTCCATCAGTAAATCCTCCAAAATTATGAACATATTTCAAAGGAACACTTTGGGTGGTTCCTATAACTTTTTTTAAGGAACCGGAATATTTTAAAATATTTTCCAGATTATTTCCATGGGCATGTACCACCATAAATGCATTTTTATTATTTGCAATTATTAAATCATCTATATTGCCATCTAAATCAGTTACAATTATATGGGGAACCATATCTTCTTCTAAAAGGGCAGTAGTAGCTCCATCAGCAGCAACCAGAATAAAATCCGTGGAGTAAACCTTTTTTATAGATTTAACATGTTTTTTAAGGGAGGGACCTGCTCCAAATACAATGAAATTTTCACCTGAAGGCAATTCGGAAAGCGAAAGTGCCTTTCCTTTACTTAATATTTCATTTAAACGCCGGGCGGTTTTTTCATCATCTTCTTTGTTGAATCCAAATTTTTTTAGAATTTCCTCATACCAGCCCATCCACACTTCAAGTTCCATGTAATTAAATTAAATAGATATCCTAAATAAATTTATCATAATCTCCAGACCACACATATTCCATAAATCATTTAATGAATCCGGACCAGGTATTTTAAAAGGGCTAAAAAAATGAGTTAAACTGCTTACTACTTCCTTTTTCTTTAGAAAAAAATTTCAAAATACTTGCACCGAATATTAATTTTATGATTTAATTGATTAAGAATAAATCTTTTTATAATCCAAGTTATAAATGGTAGATTAAAATTTAATAATTCTTTGAAACTAAAAATAATCTAAGATCAAAATCCTAATTATGATCTGGTTGGAGGTTTGTTAAAATGAATGAAACATTACTAATGATTCCCGGACCCACCCGGGTAGCACCCCGAGTATTGAAGGCCATGTCTGAGAATATAGTAAACCATAGAAGTGCTCTTTTTGGTAAAATTCTAACTGAAACTACACAGATGATGTCTGATGTATTTAGAACCAGCAATAAATCTTATTTAATCACAGGTTCTGGTACTGCAGCCATGGAAGCGGCTATGGCCAATATTATTCAACCTGGTGATAAAATATTAAGTGTGGTTGGAGGTAAATTCGGTCAGAGGTTCATGCAAATTGTGGATGCTTTTGGTGGTGAACCTGAATCCATCGAAGTGGAATGGGGAGAAGCAGTAAACCCGCAGGAGATAAAAAACTATTTAGATAATAATCCGGACATAAAAGCGGTTACTGTGGTCCATAACGAAACTTCAACTGGTGTTGCAAACCCCATAAAAGAAATAGGAAAAATTATGCAGGATTATGATGCATTATATGTGGTGGATACAGTTTCTTCTTTAGGGGGAGATGAAGTTGACGTGGATGGATATGGAATTGATATCTGTGTCACCGGATCTCAAAAATGTTTAGCTGCACCTCCGGGTATGGCAGCCATTACCTTAAGTGACGATGCCTGGGAAATAGTAGATCAGATTGAGCCCCAGAGCTACTACTTAAATCTGAAAAAGTACAGAAAAAGTGGGAATGCAGAACCTCCTGAAACACCTTATACTCCTTCTGTATCTTTAATGTATGCTATGCACGAAGCACTAAATGTTATAATGGAAGAAGGTTTAAATCAGAGAGTAAAAAGACATCAATTAGCTGCTAAAGCAACAAGAAATGCAATAAAAGCCTTAAATTTGGAATTATTCCCTAAAGAAGAAGTATCTTCCACTACTGTTACGGCCATCAATATTCCAGAAGGGGTCACTGATGCCGAGCTACGGGGTACCATGCGTAATAAGTACCATGTGGAACTGGCTGGAGGTCAGGATCACCTTAAAGGCAATGTCTTCCGGATTGGTCACATGGGCAATATAACTCATAGGGAACTAATAACTACCATATCTGCTTTAGAAATGACATTAAGAGAATTAGGATTTGAAATTGAAATGGGTGAGGGTGTAGCTTCTGTTGCAGATGTTTATCTCCCAGAAAACCTCTGAATTTCTTTTTTAAACCTTTTTTAAATTTAATTATTTTTTTTCTTATTCCCGCATTTGTGAGGGTAAGGGAATATTTTCCTGGGGATCAACTATAATCTCAACTAAATAGGGCTTATTTGATTTTATGGCTTTATCAACTGCATTAAATACGTCATCTGAAGATTCTACTCTAACCGAATCTATTCCATAAGATTTACCTAACATAACAAAGTTCGGGTTTTCCAGTGCCACCTGAAATGCACCCTGATAGAAGGTATCCTGCCACTGGCGAATTATTCCCAGGCAGTGATTATTAAGGACACATATCACCACCGGTATGTTTTCCTGTTTGATGGTGGCCAGTTCCTGCAGGGTCATTTGAAAACCACCATCTCCGGTAATAACTACTGTATGTGATTGTGGACAGGCCAGAAAACAGCCTATGCTGGCAGGCAATCCATAACCCATAGGACCAAATGAACCAGAAAATATAAGTGAACCGGGTTTTTTAACTTTTTTTAGAAGAGTAACCCAGGTGGTATGGGAACCAGCATCATTTACAATGGTAGAATCACCTGACGCTTTTAAAATTTGTTTAATAGCTTCCTGTGGCTTCAAAGGCCCTTTTTGTATTTTATGTTTTGGTTTTAAATACAAAGAATCAGGGAATTTTTTTCTAATTTCACTTAACCAGGTAGAGCTATCTGGAAAATCTAAGGATTTAAACTTATGCAGGACGTTTTTAACATTACTCTGAATATTTATATGGCCTTTTAATACTTCTGAATCAATATTGACATGTATTATTTTAGCATCTCCTATCCCCACCAGGGTACGTTCTGATAAGCGGCAGCCCAGGGCAATTATCACATCAGAATTTACCCCGGCATAATTTGCCCGGCCTGTTCCGCGGGTCCCTATCATGCCTAAAGATAAGGGATCATATTCACTTAAAACACCTCTTGCAGGATAAGTGGTTGCTACGGGTATTTTATTATTATTAATAAATCTTCTGAAGTCTTTCACCGAATGAGACCATATAATGCCTGATCCTGCAATCACTAAAGGTTTTTTACAATTTTCAATAGCATTAACTGCCTGGGAGAAATCATTAAATTCGTTTTCAGAGTAATATTTTACATTTTCTGCTAGTAAACTGTAATCTAGTTCCTCTTCCAGAACATCTTTAGGGATATTTATATGCACCGGACCGGTGGGGCCATATTTGAGCATTTTAAGTACTAATTTAAGCTTTAAAATTGCATCTGGAGCATTTTCAGCATAAAAACTTTCCAGGGTGATATTTTGGAATATATTGCACAATTCCACATCCTGAAATCCACCTTCACCTTTAAGATAGGTGGGTACATCTCCAGTAATAACCAGCATAGGCACTGCATCTTTGTAGGCAGTAGCAACTCCCATTACCAGGTTTAAAGCTCCGGGACCTGCTGTAGCAACACAAACTCCGATTTTACCTGATGAACGGGCATACCCATCTGCAGCATGAGCCGCCGCCTGTTCGTGCCTTACCAGGATATGCTTTATTGTGGAAACACGAAGAGCATCATATAAAGGCAGGACCTGTTCACCTGGGTGACCGAATATATATTCCACCTGTTTTTCCTGGAGTAGTTTTACAATTGCAGAACTACATTTGATAGGATGGTCCATTTTTTCATTAATTATAAAACCCTCTTAAAATTTATACCACTAATTCAATGACTATGCTATTTATTCTGGTGGATTAAAAATTTTTGCAAAACTAAAACTTCTAAAATCAA
This genomic interval carries:
- a CDS encoding thiamine pyrophosphate-binding protein, whose product is MDHPIKCSSAIVKLLQEKQVEYIFGHPGEQVLPLYDALRVSTIKHILVRHEQAAAHAADGYARSSGKIGVCVATAGPGALNLVMGVATAYKDAVPMLVITGDVPTYLKGEGGFQDVELCNIFQNITLESFYAENAPDAILKLKLVLKMLKYGPTGPVHINIPKDVLEEELDYSLLAENVKYYSENEFNDFSQAVNAIENCKKPLVIAGSGIIWSHSVKDFRRFINNNKIPVATTYPARGVLSEYDPLSLGMIGTRGTGRANYAGVNSDVIIALGCRLSERTLVGIGDAKIIHVNIDSEVLKGHINIQSNVKNVLHKFKSLDFPDSSTWLSEIRKKFPDSLYLKPKHKIQKGPLKPQEAIKQILKASGDSTIVNDAGSHTTWVTLLKKVKKPGSLIFSGSFGPMGYGLPASIGCFLACPQSHTVVITGDGGFQMTLQELATIKQENIPVVICVLNNHCLGIIRQWQDTFYQGAFQVALENPNFVMLGKSYGIDSVRVESSDDVFNAVDKAIKSNKPYLVEIIVDPQENIPLPSQMRE
- a CDS encoding pyridoxal-phosphate-dependent aminotransferase family protein, whose protein sequence is MNETLLMIPGPTRVAPRVLKAMSENIVNHRSALFGKILTETTQMMSDVFRTSNKSYLITGSGTAAMEAAMANIIQPGDKILSVVGGKFGQRFMQIVDAFGGEPESIEVEWGEAVNPQEIKNYLDNNPDIKAVTVVHNETSTGVANPIKEIGKIMQDYDALYVVDTVSSLGGDEVDVDGYGIDICVTGSQKCLAAPPGMAAITLSDDAWEIVDQIEPQSYYLNLKKYRKSGNAEPPETPYTPSVSLMYAMHEALNVIMEEGLNQRVKRHQLAAKATRNAIKALNLELFPKEEVSSTTVTAINIPEGVTDAELRGTMRNKYHVELAGGQDHLKGNVFRIGHMGNITHRELITTISALEMTLRELGFEIEMGEGVASVADVYLPENL